One genomic region from Desulfovibrio sp. encodes:
- the citX gene encoding citrate lyase holo-[acyl-carrier protein] synthase — protein MSQNDIHAAPRAAILAAPRAAILAAILAEREARWNLRRELAATFGQAVISLTLNIPGADKNPAGSAQAFDSLRQALGRAIARHCGHAACFAAETERAGVDGPCWIAAVNLDPALLKALCVAVEEEHPLGRLADADVLGVQGQPVNRADAGLPPRRCFLCQAPASLCRRQGKHDPEEIMAHVHNLLALAISADAQS, from the coding sequence ATGAGCCAAAACGACATCCATGCCGCCCCCCGTGCTGCCATCCTTGCCGCCCCCCGTGCTGCCATCCTTGCTGCCATCCTTGCCGAAAGGGAAGCGCGCTGGAACCTGCGCCGCGAGCTTGCCGCAACCTTCGGGCAGGCCGTGATTTCGCTCACGCTCAACATCCCCGGCGCGGATAAAAATCCGGCTGGCTCTGCCCAGGCCTTCGACAGCCTGCGGCAGGCCCTTGGCCGCGCCATTGCGCGCCATTGCGGGCACGCAGCCTGTTTCGCGGCCGAAACAGAACGCGCCGGAGTGGACGGCCCCTGCTGGATAGCCGCCGTAAACCTTGATCCGGCACTGCTCAAGGCCCTTTGCGTGGCAGTGGAAGAAGAGCACCCCCTGGGCAGGCTGGCTGATGCGGACGTGCTGGGCGTGCAGGGGCAGCCCGTGAACCGGGCTGACGCCGGACTTCCGCCACGGCGCTGCTTTTTGTGCCAGGCCCCGGCAAGCCTCTGCCGCAGACAGGGCAAGCACGACCCGGAAGAAATCATGGCCCATGTACACAACCTGCTGGCCCTTGCCATCAGCGCGGATGCCCAATCCTGA
- the citF gene encoding citrate lyase subunit alpha translates to MKRKYISTIAAALRECGLKDGMTLSFHHHLRNGDHVVNMTMDAVAALGVKGITVACSSLFPVHEHLIEHIRTGVITGLDTDYMSGPLAKAITGGILPTPVIFRSHGGRPRAIGEGSLKIDIAVVAAPAVDAMGNITGTEGPSACGSLGYIIPDTQHAAKVIAVTDHVVEGGLARISIPHDVVDHVVVVDKIGDPAGIVSGSISLTRDPVALAIARNAQAVIKASGLLQDGFCYQTGAGGASLAASLFLREDMRAMKVHGGFLLGGITKYMVEMLEEGLFDNVFDVQCFDLSSVKSIAQNPRHVEISADTYANPNRKSNCVDFLDAVLLGGTEIDLDFNVNVTTDSNGNIIGGSGGHNDAAAGAKLTIIVAPLVRARLPIVVEKCTTLTTIGSTVDVLVTERGIAVNPARKELADRLRDARLPVCGIEDLHDQAVRMTGKPLAYERGDKVVGTMEYRDGTIVDHIYATKQSI, encoded by the coding sequence ATGAAACGCAAATATATCTCCACCATTGCCGCCGCGCTGCGTGAATGCGGCCTCAAGGACGGCATGACCCTGTCTTTTCACCACCATCTGCGCAATGGCGACCATGTGGTCAACATGACCATGGACGCTGTGGCCGCCCTTGGGGTCAAGGGCATCACCGTGGCCTGCTCTTCGCTTTTTCCCGTGCACGAGCACCTCATCGAGCACATCAGGACCGGCGTCATCACCGGGCTTGATACGGACTACATGAGCGGCCCCCTGGCCAAAGCCATCACGGGCGGCATCTTGCCCACGCCCGTCATATTCCGCTCGCACGGCGGACGACCCCGCGCCATAGGCGAAGGTTCGCTCAAGATAGACATCGCCGTGGTCGCCGCGCCCGCAGTGGACGCCATGGGCAACATCACCGGCACCGAAGGTCCGTCCGCCTGCGGCTCGCTGGGCTATATCATCCCCGACACGCAGCATGCCGCCAAGGTCATCGCCGTCACCGACCATGTGGTTGAAGGCGGCCTTGCCCGCATAAGCATACCCCACGACGTGGTGGATCATGTGGTGGTTGTGGACAAAATCGGCGATCCCGCGGGCATTGTCTCCGGTTCCATCAGCCTCACGCGCGATCCTGTGGCCCTGGCCATTGCCCGCAACGCCCAGGCCGTCATCAAGGCCTCCGGCCTGCTGCAGGACGGCTTCTGCTATCAGACGGGCGCTGGCGGCGCTTCGCTGGCGGCATCGCTCTTTCTGCGTGAAGACATGCGCGCCATGAAGGTGCACGGCGGATTTCTGCTCGGCGGCATCACCAAATACATGGTTGAAATGCTTGAAGAAGGCCTGTTCGACAACGTTTTTGACGTGCAGTGCTTTGACCTGAGCAGCGTCAAATCCATTGCCCAGAACCCGCGCCACGTTGAGATATCCGCCGACACCTACGCAAACCCCAACAGAAAAAGCAATTGCGTGGACTTTCTCGACGCCGTCCTCCTGGGCGGTACGGAAATCGACCTTGATTTCAACGTCAACGTCACCACGGATTCCAACGGCAATATCATCGGCGGTTCCGGCGGCCACAACGATGCCGCTGCCGGGGCCAAGCTGACCATCATCGTGGCCCCCCTGGTGCGCGCCCGCCTGCCCATTGTGGTGGAAAAATGCACCACCCTGACAACCATAGGCTCCACGGTGGACGTGCTGGTGACGGAACGCGGCATCGCCGTGAACCCGGCCCGCAAGGAACTGGCCGACAGACTGCGCGACGCGCGCCTGCCCGTGTGCGGCATTGAAGACCTGCACGATCAGGCCGTGCGCATGACCGGCAAGCCTCTTGCCTACGAGCGCGGCGACAAGGTCGTGGGCACTATGGAATACCGTGACGGAACCATTGTGGACCATATCTACGCCACAAAACAGAGCATTTAA
- a CDS encoding CoA ester lyase: MRNRTFLFMPGNNPGMLASAQCLGADVVIFDLEDAVAQLEKDAARTLVSHALTELRPQGVGVTVRINGLDTPYWQADMQAVVAAGTDFVMVPKIESAEQVLQVAEAIESARQKHAITAPVKALAIIETPLGIENAYAIASASKTLHGILLGAEDFTASMGAQRTAEGAEIAYARSRLLTACKAAGVLAIDTPFPFVSDLEGLEKDAAFAVQLGFDGKAVISPHHVHRVNQAFMPAPDKVNWARRVMATARKASEEGKGAVSLDGMMIDLPIIKRAERILLLADA, from the coding sequence ATGCGCAACAGAACCTTTCTTTTCATGCCGGGCAACAACCCCGGCATGCTTGCCAGCGCGCAGTGCCTGGGTGCGGATGTGGTCATTTTTGACCTTGAAGACGCCGTGGCCCAACTGGAAAAAGACGCCGCCCGCACACTGGTGAGCCATGCCCTCACAGAACTGCGCCCGCAGGGCGTGGGGGTGACGGTGCGCATCAACGGTCTGGACACGCCCTACTGGCAGGCTGACATGCAAGCCGTGGTCGCCGCCGGAACGGATTTTGTCATGGTGCCCAAGATTGAAAGCGCGGAGCAGGTGCTGCAAGTGGCCGAAGCCATAGAAAGCGCACGGCAAAAGCACGCCATAACGGCCCCCGTCAAGGCGCTTGCCATTATTGAAACCCCCTTGGGCATCGAAAACGCCTATGCCATAGCCTCGGCCAGCAAGACCCTGCACGGCATCCTTCTTGGCGCAGAGGATTTTACCGCTTCAATGGGTGCGCAGCGCACAGCCGAAGGGGCCGAGATCGCCTATGCGCGCTCACGCCTGCTCACGGCCTGCAAGGCTGCGGGCGTTCTGGCCATTGATACGCCCTTTCCCTTTGTGTCTGACCTTGAAGGTCTTGAAAAGGACGCCGCCTTCGCCGTGCAGTTGGGTTTTGACGGCAAGGCCGTCATTTCGCCCCACCACGTGCACAGGGTCAACCAGGCCTTCATGCCCGCGCCGGACAAGGTCAACTGGGCCAGACGCGTCATGGCTACGGCCCGCAAAGCCAGCGAAGAAGGCAAGGGAGCCGTTTCACTGGACGGAATGATGATTGACCTGCCCATTATCAAAAGGGCGGAACGCATCCTGCTTCTGGCTGATGCATAA
- the citD gene encoding citrate lyase acyl carrier protein encodes MNKQCSAMAGTLESNDIFITITAVGGTDTSISLSSIVMNQFGEAIRAVVTQCMAQSGLKGVEVTVQDKGALECTIKARMETAIARFKEKM; translated from the coding sequence ATGAACAAACAGTGCAGTGCCATGGCAGGCACACTGGAATCCAACGACATTTTCATCACCATTACCGCTGTGGGCGGAACAGACACGTCCATCAGCCTTTCCAGCATCGTCATGAACCAGTTTGGCGAGGCCATCCGCGCGGTTGTGACACAGTGCATGGCGCAGTCCGGCCTCAAGGGCGTTGAAGTCACGGTTCAGGACAAGGGCGCGCTGGAATGCACCATCAAGGCCCGTATGGAAACGGCCATTGCCCGCTTTAAGGAGAAAATGTGA